A segment of the Canis lupus familiaris isolate Mischka breed German Shepherd chromosome 37, alternate assembly UU_Cfam_GSD_1.0, whole genome shotgun sequence genome:
CACGATTTCATTTTAGGGTGGGTGAGACCTTCAGGACAGGAATATTTAACTCCCATGTCTTTGCCCCAATTTCCCATAGTTCTCAGCCCTAGACTGAATTACTACCTCTGTCTTTGAGAACCAGCCTGTTCCCAAAAATGGCCCTCCCAGAGAAATACTGGGTGGGATGGAAGGCCAGGACTCAGGAGCCTAAAGTCAGGCGAGCATTCTGTAACCCAGAGTGTGGTCACCACATGGCAGCATGAAGGGTCTGTACTTGGAAGTTTTGAGCATCCTATCCTCCTCCCATGGTGGAAATGAAGGAACTGTTATCTGTAAGCCTGAAGAGGTATAAGCTGTGTAAGAGGAGCCGGAGCTCTCAACCGGGAAGAAGGTTGAGCCCAGTCTGAAATTCGAGTAGGTTTGGCCATCCAGAAGTTGTGGGCAAGGGACTCTCTTGTCTTAacttgatatttattgaacatcctTGTGGGCTTGGCCTAGATGCTCCCTGTTACCCCAAAAGTATTCGACAGGAAGAAAGCTGATGAAATCTCTCTGGGCCTAGAGTTCCCACATCCTCTGAGGAGCCTTGGCACCCTGTGTCTCAGTGTCTCTGGGGTCCCATCCCTAGTCCAGGAGCATGGGGTGGCGGGACAGGTGAGCCCAAAACCAGCCTTCACACTTCTCTCTGTTCTTGAAGGGGGAAGACGTTTTCGTCCCGCTAACTCTGGGGAACAGGAAGAGGAGGCGGCTGGCAGCTGAAGGCTGGAACACTTGCTACTGGATAATCGTAGCTTTTAATGTTGCACCTCTCCAGGTTCTTAAGGGATTCTCCGTTTGGGTTCCATTTTGTATACGTTTGGAAAATAATCTGCAGAAACGAGCTGTGCTTGCAAGGACTTCATAGttctcaagaattaaaaaaaaaaggaaaacaattccacttgatcaacttaattccttttctttactttccctccctcactccccttgccttcctccccctcttccaaGCTGTTGCGCTTTGCAATATGTTACTGGTAATGAGTTGCAGGATAATGCAATCTTAACTTGTTTTCTCCTAAGTGTTTGAGTTCAAAACTCCTGTATCTAAAGAAATACAGTTGGGgtcattaataaagaaaatctttctatCTTACATGAGAATTTGCTGGGTCTCTAGACAGTccaaaagagagaggagaagggaggaagagtaCACATGACGCTTTGAACCTACAGACTCCATCTGGGAAACCTTAGATTCAGGAGTCCCCTAACCTCCCACTTcgaggagagaaagaggatggCTGGCTAGTGGGCTCTGGTCAATGGTTCTGAGTATATGTGAACAGGCTTCCTGTAAACCTTGGTGACAAAGTCTGTCTGGCTGTGGCCAAGTAGTTTCTGGGACCGTGACAGTCATATTGTTTTCTGGCTTCTTATTTTATCATTAACGCACAGCATTTCCCAAAACATGTGTTCCGTGCGTGGCCTGTGTTGTTCTGCAGGACATTGATGGGTATTATGTCTGGACGTAATGCAGACTGAGCGGCCGCCCTTTCTCTTCTCACGCAGTAGCCCAAAAGACTGGCATTCCACAGAATTACCTTTGGGGAGATGCTCACCTAACATTCACCAGGTCTAGCAAAGCATGCTGTCCCCTAGCAGGACACTGATCCCAAAAATGAAAGCGTTCAGAAAATTCGGTAAAGAATTATCAGGGCAATTTTAGGAGCCGCTGAAATGGTCTGAGGGCCATCCTAGTGGTTTCTAGCTTCTTGCTTTCCCTTTTAACTTGTCTCCACCTAGTGAAGTGAGTTTCAGGCTGGTTTGAGACCCATTCATGAATTGTCCTGacgtttttatttccttttttttttttttttttttttttttttttttaagattgatttattcattcattcagagagagtgaagagaggcagagacacaggcggagggagaagcaggctccatgcaggaagcctgatgtgcgacttgatcctgggtctccaggatcacaccccaggctgcaggcggcgctaaaccgctgcgccaccggggctgcccacgtTTTTATTTCCTAAACCGTTATGAGATCACTGGAGATTCATatgcagttataagaaataatatagaaattcTGTGTGCTCTTCACCCAGCTCCCCCCAGTGGTAGCATCTCGAATGACTGTAGTACAACGTCTTAGCCAGGACCATGTTGTGGTCCAGGCCTgactcacccacccacccacgcGCGCgcacgagtgtgtgtgtgtgtgtgtgtgtgtggtgtatttCTGTGTCTGTCACATGTGTAACTTCATCACTGGcctttttaagatcttattttttgaGAGCATGAACAGGGTAGCGGGGGTGGAtaaagggagcagcaggctccttaCTGAacaggggctcgatctcaggaccccgagatcatgacctgagtcaaaggcagacaaccaactgagccacccacgtgccccagctttttttctttttttttttttttttaatgggatagTATAGATCAGTATACATCACACTTCTCAATCGTAAGTATTGATTTGGGaatgtgttttagttttgtaCATACATCTTGATTGGATTATGAAATGCCTTTTTGCTGTGAGTCAAGTCTGAAAGCCACAGGTCATTGAGTCACCTGGACTCCACTGAAATGGGCTTTTAGCTCAGGACTTAGTAGCTAAGTGCCCATCCCAACAAACGTGTGTACTGGGGAAGTGCTGGTGCTGACGGGGCGGCCCCTTGTCACCTGCTTCTGGTGGCTGGCAAACCTGGAAAAGGAAGTGCTGGCTGCTGCAGCAGCCTGCCTCCTGGGAAGCCAGTATTTGGTAGTTGCCATTGCAGTTCCCTTCAGTCTCAGTGGTGTGAAGACCCTCATCCTAAGAGCTCCTGAGGCCAAAGACCCAAGCCTACGTCTGCTCTGGGGGCTGTTTTGAGTTCAAGCAATGCTCCCCTTCTGGGGATTGCTAAAAGCAGTGCAGTGTGGCTCTGAGGGGGCCGTGGAGAATCTGGTTAAGCACCAACAGGGAGGAACTGGGGTTTCTTCGGCCCATAGACCTGACTCCAGGCTTCCTGAAGCCAAGTTCCTGGCCAGGATTGTGCCGAGTCCCCCAGAGGCTCCCAAGGGCTTGTCTGCTCTTGCCTATGGAGACTGAAGAGTTTTGACAGCGGCTCCTGGAGGCCAGCCAGGGTCCAGAAAGCCTTGAGCCTCCTTGCCTCCATTCATCCCATTCCCCTGTACCCGTACCCCAGCCCCTGCATACCACACCCACCCAGTCCTGGGCCCCCAAGGTCAGCAAAGAGCTTCAAATATCCCAGAGAATGGAGTGAGCAGTGAACGAAGGCCAGGAGGATGCTCTGGCAGGGTTGAAGCCCCCCCATAGAGGCTCTGCCTGAGGAGAGGAGAATGGGGGCCACGGAGGGTGCTCTCCAGCCTGCAGCTGACATGGAGCATCTGGAAACTGTCGGTGCCAGAGCCCTCCTGTGGGCAAGAGGAGAAGGCCAGGGATGAGTCCGTGCCAGAGGTTGATGGGGGAGCCGAGAAGGCCTGGATGGTCCAGTGAGGAAGAGACCGGACCCAGGCTTCCCGGCCCCTTCATACGTCATCCCACACACAGTGTTTAGACAAAGCAGCGAAGAAGAAACACAGACATCCTGGATCCCGTagggaggaggccagggctgggAACAGAAGGAGGTCTGTTTATTCCTGGCAGTCGAGCATCTGAGGGGCCCCACACCCACTTCTGTCCGGGCCCCAGGCTGAACTCTCCCAGAGCCTCTGACTTCTACCGCCAGATAGCGTGGGTCGGAGGGCCGGCTGCCCGCTTGAGGATGGGCTTGGGGCTGGatgctttcctcctctcccctcctgtccCAACAGAAGTCCTGCCTCCCCAGGACCCCTTGGCCACTGTGCAGGATGGGTGGAGCTAGATCCCtaggacccccaccccccacctgggTCTCCCACCCCCCTGCCAAGGGCACCGAAAGTCCCCTGGCTCTGTCTGCCTGTGCTCCTGAGCAGGGAAGTCTTTCCTTGTGTCTCATCTCCAGCTTTCTTGCTGCAGTTCCAACCTGCTCCCTCCCACTTGAGCCAGCTTCTTTCCAGCACCCCAAGGCCTCGCGTGATACAAGCGAAAATTAGAGCATCACACCTCCTGGCTGCCTTACCTGAACTTACTTGCCCTTCCTCTCCTGTACCTACTTTCCTCAGCATCCCCATGGAGCAGAAGTGCCCATTCTCCTCTTGCTTTTCCATGAGCTCTCTATCTGCCTTTCCCTACAGAGTTCTCTCTCTCGGACTGGACTGGTGGCTGGAGGGAAGTGACATGCAGAGAAGGGCAGGAATCCTAAAAATGGTAATGACGGCTGCCTTTCATGGAGTGCCTGTGTGCCTAGTGCTCATCCAAGTCCTCATCACGCATTAATTCCGTTAGTCTCACCATAGGTGAGTGCAACATAAGCCCCATCCTACAGATGAAGACACAAAGGCAAGAGAACTTcagtaatttgcccaagttcacacagcttaaaaaaaaaaaaaaaaaaaaaaaatcccagccgGAATTctaagattcaaatccaggccttCTGGTCCCAATACTGACTTGCACCTCTTACCACCATGGAGGGGAAGGAAATGAATCATTTGTTGAGAACCAACACCTCCCCCCGACCCGATCAAGTGTCCGGCACCAGAATATATGCAGTCACGTGTTACTCCATGATATGCCCCAACAGCCCAGAGAGGTAGGTGTACttgtacccattttacaggtgggaaaaTTGAGGGTAGCCGGCCCAATGCCACACACCCCCAGAGCCATTTCAACCTCATAGCTCAGAACTTGACTCAAAGTCATCGAGAAAAGTGCAGGATGACCCCAGGTTCTAGAAGGCAAGGTTGGCTTTCTAAGCTGAAAGGCCCACCAGGTGACAAGGATGTGGAAGATCCGCAAGCTCCAAACAACCCCGCCACTGCCACCATCAGACACGACTCTGCAGTGCACGGGTCCGGGACGTGCTGTCAGCCGGCAGGCCACTCCGAGGGTTCAAGTctcataaaatgtaaatgtattagcTCAGATGGGAAGTGGAGGGGGTAGACGAAACCATGATTACTCATTGACTGGAAAGCAATTTTCAGACTAGCTAGGCTGCTGGCCGGTGACCGGCTCCAAGTTGGGTGACCTGACGTAGGGGATCCGCCGCCTTGGTGGCGAGCTGCGGCCGGGGAAGGGACACACTGATGGAGGATAAGGAGAGGGCACTGGACAGGGATGGGAAGGCCTCCCCGTTGCCGCGGCTCAGGGTGTGCCAGGTCCCACCCCCAGAGGCGGGGCCAGGCCGAGCCCCACCAGCCCCAGCTCCGTCCCTCCAGAACCCAGGCGGGGGCAGAGCCTGGGCAGCAGGGAGCCCGGGCCCCGCGGTCCCGGAGGCACAGCAGACCGCGCCCGAAgccctgcccgcctgcccgcAGCCAGTCCCTGACGCGAGGAGCAAGGCCCAGGCCGGCCCAGCGACACCTGCCACAGCATGTGAGTAGCACCGAGCCTCACCTGGAGACCGCAGCCCGGGACCCTGGAGAGCGCCTGCACCCAGTCCAAGCCGCCGAGCCTCCCGGTGGGAAGGGGGCCCTGGGGCCACCCCGCCCCCTTGCTGCTccgggggaggaggggtgaggacGCCCTCCAGGCTGAGTGCTGGGAGCTCCAGCCGTGACCCCAGAGTCCAGCTTTGACTAACAGCCCCCGAGGTCTCCCGGGGCTTAATAGAGTTCCTGGCGCAGGGACGAAGGAACAGAAACCGAAGGGCCTGCTAGACAGGGAAGGAGGTCCTGGGGAGAGCGCAGGGGTGAGGAGCGGGGGAGGTTGAGGAAGAGGAAccgggctgcggggaggggaagggaggaggcagcCTGGCGGGGCTTGGCGGGCCCagagttggggggaggaggggtctgGGAAGAGAAGGGGTCAGCCTTCGTCTCCAGGGCTCGGGGTGGCAGCTCAGGGTGGCGGTGATGCCCTCAGATCCGGggtgaggaggtgggggcaggcaggaATCCATTCCTTATTGACTTTAACCCTGGCAACGGCGGCTGCTCCCCAGCTGACAGCAGCAGGAGATTCCCCCAAGGGCCGGGACCCCCCCTTCCGCACGGCGTGGCCCTGGGGCCAGGGTGTCTGAGGGGCCTGAGGACATAGAACCAAGAAAGGGAAGGACAGGCCCGGATCAGAGTCACGAAACGAAACGGGCAGCTCCTCCTGCGTCCGCTCTGGGCTCAGTCCAGCGCTCCGGGGTGTGGGGACTGTCCCCCTTCCTGCTGGCACCTTCATCCTCCCCAGTGACTCCCCTCTGCCTCCAGTTCCCAGAAAGGGCCCTGTTGCTAGTGTGGTGAGGAGGAGTCAAGTTTATGGGCTGGAAGTCCTACCCGGAGGCTGCTCACTGGGCTGTAACCTGTGAGGCGGGGGAGAGAGGCGGGGAGCTCAGGGGACAGGGTCCCCCACTTGCTGCTGccaccctggccctggcctgtCACTAACTCAGGCATTGAGCAAGccctgcctttgcctctgcctcccgcctgccctgcccacccctccaggTCCTTCCCTaaagccccagccccagccagaggACGGGGACCCCTCTCCGTCACAGCAGCCACCCCTAGCACTGGCCCCAGCCCAACCTGAAGGAGCCCCTCACGTGCTGGCCTGGCCGGAAGACCAGGACACCCCCGCCAGACCCCGTCCTCCCTTTCAGCCAACTTAGAGGCCTCGGCTGGTGGAGGCCGCCGGACAAGACCCTTTGGGGCTttggggccccggggccccgtgGGGCGGCCCTGCAGTCTCAACAGAGGCCTCAGCACAGCTGCCGGGAGCGGGTGGGACGGGGACAGGTAATAGCAAGGGCCGGCGCGGCAGGGCGGGGACGGGGGCACCGGGTGGACACAGCCCGCGCTCGGCGCCCGACAGTTGCTACCACGCAGGACAGAATTGCTGGCTGGATGTGACTTTTAAGAGAAGCCCCAAATCGTGGATTTTTGCGCAAACTGTAACCGGCCGCTCATGAATAAAAGGGCGTATCCGCGAGCCAGATAAGGCCGGGCGGCGGCTGGTGTGCAACCCGCGGACGACGCGCAGCCCCCCCACCCGGCTGATCCCGGCCGCCCGTCTTTCACCCAGGCTCGCCGGCCGCGGCCCCAGGCCTCCCCCGTCCCGATGACACCCAACAGCACCAGGGAGGAGCCCAGCCCCGTTCCCGCCGGGGCCTTGGGGCTCTCCCTGGCCCTGGCCAGCCTCATCGTCGCTGCCAACCTGCTCCTGGCCTTGGGCATCGCCAGGGACCGGCACctgcgccgcccgcccgccggctgCTTCTTCCTGAGCCTGCTGCTGGCCGGGCTGCTCACGGGGCTGGCGCTGCCCGCGCTGCCCGGCCTCTGGAGCCAGAGCCGCCGGGGCTACTGgtcctgcctcttcctctacctGGCGCCcaacttctccttcctctccctgctcgcCAACCTCCTGCTGGTGCACGGCGAGCGCTACGTGGCCGTGCTGCGGCCCCTCCGGCCCCGCGGGAGCCCGCGGCTGGCCCTGCTGCTCACCTGGGCCGGGCCCCTGCTCTTCGCCAGCCTGCCCGCGCTGGGCTGGAACCACTGGGCCCCCGGCGCCAACTGCAGCTCCCAGGCCGTCTTCCCGGCCCCCTACCTCTACCTGGAAGGTCTACGGGCTCCTGCTGCCCGCCGTGGGGGCCGCCGCCCTGCTCTCGGCCCGCGTGCTGGCCGCGGCGCACCGTCAGCTGCAGGACATCCGGCGACTGGAGCGGGCCGTGTGTCGCGGCGCCCCCTCGGCCCTGGCCCGGGCCCTTACCTGGAGGCAGGCGAAGGCGCAGGCCGGGGCCACGCTGCTCTTCGGGCTGTGCTGGGGGCCCTACGTGGCCACCCTGCTCCTCTCGGTCCTGGCCTATGAGCAGCGCCCGCCGCTGGGCCCAGGGACCCTGCTGTCCCTCATGTCGCTGGGCAGCGCCAGCGCGGCGGCCGTGCCCGTGGCCATGGGCCTGGGGGACCAGCGCTACACGGCCCCCTGGAGGGCGGCCGCCCGAAGgtggctgcaggggctgcagggaagagccccccggggcgggccgggcccggGCAGCGCCTACCACACCGGCAGCCAAAGCAGCGTGGACCTCGACTTGAACTAGGGGCGGGCCTCTGCTGGCTCCTGCCAGAACCATCTGTCCATCTCGGCCACCAAGCCGGCCTCCTCGTCCCCACGCCTCTGGATCAGAAGCCCTGCCCTTATCCAACTCCACCCTGACCCAATAAACCCATCGGGCCCAGTTCCTGGTTATCTCATTCCGCAtccctgagcaggaggcaggagggacacCAGCGGAAAGAAACTAGAGCCAGACACGCACCTGCGGAGATCCCGACTCCCTCAGAACtgactggggaggggggggggagacgaGACACCACCCCAGGTGGTGAGCTGAGGTACCTCGAAAATGAGATTTTGCTGGGAGCCTCACCCTGACGTTTCCCTCACCGGTTCCTCCTGCCCAGAGGCCACAAGATCCAAACACACACGGTCTCTgggaagtatattttatttacatttttaaaatctgtaactaatatctcttcctcctttccaccCCCAGAGACTTGGGAAGGGAAAGAACGGGAACCTCAAACACCTACTCcccacatacaaacacacaccccCGCAGCTCACGCCAGCAAATgaaggtgaaagagaaagaggcctGACCCCCCTCTGAGGGACCCGCAGGtctgggtgagggtggggtggggggccaaGGGATGGGTCTCTTAAGAGAAGGGACGGAGGGGGCAAGTCGGCTGAAGGGGTTGGAACACAGTCCgcggccccctcctcctccccgggccCTACCGCCTCTGCTGGTGGGGTCTCCCTTCACCCCTCAACACCAAAGCAGAGGCCGCAGCCGTTAGCGGTCAGGTCTCTGCACACAAAATACTTTAGCTTTGTGGTCTCCTGACGTAGTCACCACCAGGGAGGCATCTCTGTGGACAGAAAGTGCGGGTCGGCGGGACCAAGGGCCCGGGGCCGGGACCAAGGGCCCGGGGCCTGGCCCAAGCCCACCACCTGGGGCCCTCGGGTGGCCACCTCCAGTGCAGCCTTGATTCTAgatccccagtgcctggcaccgGGCCAATGTGCCACGTGGAGGGAACACGCTTAGAGCCAGCAACCACTAAGGGGATCAGAGAAGAGCCACCACATGGGGGACAGTCCCAGCCCCTCAGCCCTGAACTGAGATGGGAGAGCCCAGGCGGGTCCCCGTCAACCAGAAGCCGCAACTCCCTCGGGCTTCCCAGTGCGTCTGCCTCACGGCCGCCACCAGGCCTTGGGGTCCAGCTTCCCTGAGGAATCCCCTCCCACGGCCCAAGGACTCCATGGCCCCCGCGTGCTGGTCCCACCTCCCAATCACACAGGGGCTCTGGCCCTGGCCCAATTCACATACTTGCTGAGGGCAAAGTCCAGGATCTCGGCCGTGTGGCCCCGGTAGTCGGTAAGCAAGCGGCCGGTGCGGGCGTCCCAGAGGCGCACGATGCCGTCCAGGCTGCAAGTGTAAACCACGGCGGTGCCTGCCTCCCACAGCAGCTGCACGATGCCCGACTACACCCGGGtgccagagagaaggagagcatcaGGGCTGGGGAAGCTGACAGGCACCTGCCCCAGACTctcagggacagagggaggggaggagggaggaaaggagggggcgGGTGACAGAGAGGCCCCACCAGAGCTCCAGGCTGCCTGTACCTGGTGCTGACACTGATGCCTGAGGGTCTGCGTAGACAGGTCATAGATGGCCAAGGTCCCATCCAGGTAGCCAACAGCTGCCAGAGGCATCCTGGGCAGAGGGGAGCACCACTAAAGAAAGGCTCATGGAGGGACGTGGGCTCACGCACCCTGCACTCCTCCCTGGCTCCCCGGCCCAGGCGCCCCTCGCCCCACCCCCTTCTCTACAGCTGTCCTCatctccaggcccaggccctggcccttCTCACTCTCACACTCACACGCTGCAGAAGCCCAAAGACTCCACGGAGTTGGACTcgctctcctccccctctccaaCGTTGGGCTGGGAGGCCACAGTCTCGGGTCTGAACACACCCACCACCTGTAAGCCATGGGGGGAGAATCGGGACGGGAGGAGGGCTGACGGGAGGGCTGACGAGAGGGCGGCAAGGCAACAGGAGACGCACAGGGGACGTGGGCAGCAGAGGCTCCAGCGACAGGCTGCAGGTCGCACTCACCTTGCCAGTGGTGGCACTGACCAGCTGGGCCTGGCAGTCCACGGAGCCAGTGAGGATCAGGCTGCCGTCCTGGTTGGTGGCGACACAGGTCAGAGGGCCCTGGTGACCCTCGGTCCCTAGGAGGGGGCAGACAGCTAGGTCAggctgccccccaggccccgaGTCCTGCCCCAGGTCTCCCGCACAGACACCCCCAGCGAACCCTTCCCCTGCCTTAGAGACCTTTTAGTACGTGGATCGGACTTCCCTGCTTCAGGTCCCAGATCCTGATGGTGCCATCTTCATAGCCGACCACAGCTCTCTTCCCTGAAGGGCCACAGGCACAGAGGTGGTCAGATGGCACCCTCAGGCACACCCAGCAAGGGAAtgaggggggcggggagacagGAAAGTAAGGGAGCAGACCCTGCCCCACGGAAGGAAGAGTGTGCAGTCCAGGCCGGAGAGGGGACGCGGTCTGCTCTGGGGCCTGGGTCCACGCTCCGGACGGCGGACCTCGGAGCTGGCCGGCCAGGACCCGGAGGGAGCCCAGGAGGGTGAGTACACCTGGAGCCAACCTCTGTACACCCAGGGAAGGACGGACAGAGAGCTGCCCTCACCATCAGGGAGGACGCGGCCACAGGTAGCTGGGCAGTTGGGGCCTTGGAAGGTCTTGCAGTCACCATTTGGGACCTTCCACATCCAAGTGTTGCCGTCAGCGGTGCCCGCCAGGAGGACAGGTGCCCGAGGGTGCCACTCCATCCACTGGGCAGAAAGGAAGGGTCAGCAGGGAGGCGCCTGTCACCCCATCCCGCCTAGGAGCCTGTCCCCTAAGCTCCCCCCAAGCTGTCCTTGCTGCTGAG
Coding sequences within it:
- the AAMP gene encoding angio-associated migratory cell protein; this translates as MESESESGAAADTPPLETLSFHGDEEIIEVVELDPGPPDPDDLAQEMEDVDFEEEEEEEEGNEEGWVLEPQEGVVGSMEGPDDSEVTFALHSASVFCVSLDPKTNTLAVTGGEDDKAFVWRLSDGELLFECAGHKDSVTCAGFSHDSTLVATGDMSGLLKVWQVDTKEEVWSFEAGDLEWMEWHPRAPVLLAGTADGNTWMWKVPNGDCKTFQGPNCPATCGRVLPDGKRAVVGYEDGTIRIWDLKQGSPIHVLKGTEGHQGPLTCVATNQDGSLILTGSVDCQAQLVSATTGKVVGVFRPETVASQPNVGEGEESESNSVESLGFCSVMPLAAVGYLDGTLAIYDLSTQTLRHQCQHQSGIVQLLWEAGTAVVYTCSLDGIVRLWDARTGRLLTDYRGHTAEILDFALSKDASLVVTTSGDHKAKVFCVQRPDR
- the GPBAR1 gene encoding LOW QUALITY PROTEIN: G-protein coupled bile acid receptor 1 (The sequence of the model RefSeq protein was modified relative to this genomic sequence to represent the inferred CDS: deleted 1 base in 1 codon) codes for the protein MGRPPRCRGSGCARSHPQRRGQAEPHQPQLRPSRTQAGAEPGQQGARAPRSRRHSRPRPKPCPPARSQSLTRGARPRPAQRHLPQHARRPRPQASPVPMTPNSTREEPSPVPAGALGLSLALASLIVAANLLLALGIARDRHLRRPPAGCFFLSLLLAGLLTGLALPALPGLWSQSRRGYWSCLFLYLAPNFSFLSLLANLLLVHGERYVAVLRPLRPRGSPRLALLLTWAGPLLFASLPALGWNHWAPGANCSSQAVFPAPYLYLEVYGLLLPAVGAAALLSARVLAAAHRQLQDIRRLERAVCRGAPSALARALTWRQAKAQAGATLLFGLCWGPYVATLLLSVLAYEQRPPLGPGTLLSLMSLGSASAAAVPVAMGLGDQRYTAPWRAAARRWLQGLQGRAPRGGPGPGSAYHTGSQSSVDLDLN